The Lycium barbarum isolate Lr01 chromosome 9, ASM1917538v2, whole genome shotgun sequence genome has a segment encoding these proteins:
- the LOC132608701 gene encoding uncharacterized protein LOC132608701 produces the protein MKCLEIDTEITNKFLFIWCQDECTKIGDTFGKDKFGFTVKPAFFKELKKVWSIHTKYDVSNTLLVDDSPYKAFLNPAHTAIFPHSYQGNWSDTCLDSGDSIRVYLEKLVEADHVQEFVRQNPFAGGQEAIKENSEEWDYYRKITESQC, from the exons ATGAAGTGCCTAGAAATTGATACTGAGATAACAAACAAATTTCTGTTTATTTGG TGTCAAGATGAGTGTACAAAAATAGGAGACACGTTTGGAAAAGACAAGTTTGGATTTACAGTCAAGCCTGCATTTTTCAAGGAATTGAAAAAAGTGTGGAGCATCCACACTAAGTATGACGTATCCAACACTTTGTTGGTCGACGACTCCCCTTATAAGGCATTCCTCAATCCA GCACATACTGCGATATTTCCTCATTCATACCAAGGAAACTGGAGCGATACTTGTCTAG ATTCAGGAGATAGCATAAGAgtttatttggaaaaattggtGGAAGCTGATCATGTGCAAGAATTTGTAAGACAAAATCCATTTGCTGGTGGTCAAGAGGCTATCAAAGAAAATTCTGAAGAGTGGGACTACTATCGCAAAATTACAGAAAGCCAATGTTGA